The stretch of DNA GTGGAGCAGTTGGAAACTTTTTTTGGGGAGGTCATGCTGCTCAGCTTTTGGATTTTAATTCCCAAGTCAAAGAATTGAACCCGGGCTATGGCAGTGAaaaagtggagtcctaaccactcaaCCACCAATTCTCTCAAGGAGCAGTTGAGAATGTGGGCTCAGAGGAGGCGAGGCCATCTCATTCCTCTGATCCTGTGTTGCTTTCTGATGCCAGCTGATTATTCTCTGCTGGCTGACCACGTACTCACATTCAGGTGGTGAGTGTAGACGTGTGAGGAGGACACTAGTGAGGGTGGGATAGGAGGAGTTAATGATACCTTCAGGTCTCAATCCCTTCAAGACTCTAGGAAGGTGATGAaggagacaggactgagccaaGATGCACTTAATGCCTCACTGCTCCAGAGCGTTCAGCCTcagctggtttgattcctggctcttCATTGCCCAGACCTCTCATGTCATCAGTTACCCTCTCCCAGATTGGTTTCCCAGCATGGTTTCCCATCCAAAAGAAATGAGTCCTGACCTCTGGAATTGTTCTGGTTCCTGCTGTTCCTCACCAGATTTTTCAGTAATGaacagctgggacttccctggtgatccagtggcttaagactccacactcccaacgtaggttcgctccctggtcaggaaagtagatcctatatgccacaactaagacctggcacatctgaataaataaaaaaatattttttaaaagaataggtaatatttattaaatacttgtTTTGTACCAGTCACTTTGCTAAGCACTTAATATGCGTTATCTCATATTGAATTTGTTCGACCACTCTGTTAGCCAGATGTTATTGTCCCATGTTCACACATTTGGAAGGCAAGGTAGTTTCCGTGAGGTCACCCACTCTTGTGAATATACAGTGTGGTACATCCTCGTGTGTTGTAGTGAAAAAATCTAGAGCAATTTATCTAGAACTGTGTTTTTCAAATTGTGGGTTGCaaccagcattaaaaaaaaaaaaaagaaatgtagtaaAAAACTGTCAGAGTACATTGTATACCTTATGGGTAAgtattgttttacagaattttgtgtgttttatttggtATGTGTTTGGGTGTGTTCGCTTATGTCTCAGTTATTGCAGTGGTGCTTCTGCGTAAAAAACCCCACATCTCACAAGAATGATCTGTTTTCCTCACTCATAGTCTACAAGGTGGTGAGGTTTGCTTGGTCTTGACTGGACTTAGCTGCATTCACCCAGGCCTGGCACCAGGTTGTAGGTCTGGCTTGGGTCTACTCTCCTGGCCCCATGCCATGCTCTCATGCAGGAGAAGGGGCACAAGAAGTCCCATCAGATCATGCcagcacatttatttatttatttgtttttggctgtgctgggtcttcgtagctatgctcaggctttctctagttgtggcaagtggggactgctctctagtcgtggtgcatgggcattgtggtggctcctcttgttgcagagcatgggctctaaagtgtgagctcagtagttgtggtgcttgggcttagttgctccaagacatgtggagtcttcccggaccagggatcaaactttagtcccctgcattggcaggcagattcttaaccactggacccctggAGAGGTCCCATGCTAGCACATTTAAAAGTGTAAGTCTCTTAACATTTTAccagccaaagcaagtcacaagtcCAAACCCAACACCAGCACCAGAAAGGATGTGGATATCTCATTCCAACACAGGTGTGAAAAGTGGGTGCAATAATTGAATTCACCCCAGTTTGCAATGTTAAAAATTATCTCCTGTGGTTGAAATTCTGGGAAGGCAGTACTCTAGAAGGTCATTCATCACTTGAGCCTCTTCTAACCTGGTCGTCTTTGACTGCTCTACAGCCACTAACATAGCCGGTTACGCCCGCCTTTTTGGGGTGCTGCGTCATtgtatcatgcaggatctttcagtgTGGGGTGTGGGTTCTCTAGTCGTGGTGCGCAGGCTCAGTAGATACGGCAccctcaggcttagttgccccacggcatgtaggatcttagttgcccgacctgggattgaacccacatcccggcattgcagggtggattcttaaccactggaccaccaggaagcccccacaTCTGCCTTTTTGAACTCTGTTGTCTTGCCTTTGGTGATGGTACCCCATGTACACTTTCTCTAACCTTCTACAGCCCTGGCTGTGGCTTCCCTCTTCTGCCTGCTTCAGGGATGGCTGTTCTCCTGGTTTCTGTCCTTGGCCTTCCTCTCTCTACATTCTCAGCCTCAGGAATCTCCTCTTACCTCGTGTGGCTTTAATTGGCCCTCCAGTGTGGACAGTTCCCAACGCATTAGCTTCAATTCCAGCCTTTACCTCAAGCTTCAGACTCAAACTCCCTTTTTTCTAACAGGGCATTTCTCTCTACCTGTTTCCGTGGACCCAAACTGAACTTAACCTCTCTCTCAAACCTGTCCCTCCAGCCAAgttccctgtttccattgttggtACCATGGTTTATAGAGGAGTCATCCTTACTTAGAATCTCAACCCATCGTGCGCCCTCTTTGAGCTCTCCGTGCAGCTCATCACCAAGATCTATTTATTCTGTCTGTACTCTGTTTCTGCCTTTGCTTAGTTTAAGGGAAAACTCTTTTTGCATAAAAGTGATACTGAGGACttacctgatggtccagtggctaagactctgtgctcccagtgcaggggccctgggttccatccctggtcagggaactagatcctgcatgctgcaactaaagataccacatgctgcagctaaaagatctcaagtgccacaactaaggcccgggacagccaaataaaaaaaatgttttaagtaatATGATCATGGAAGAAGTCAAGTGGTACAGATTTGTATAAAGCAAAAAATACATTCCTGTAGTCCCCAAAGCCCACTTTCCGGTGGTAAGCACAATGAGTGTTTGCAGCGTGGCCGTCCTGACTTTTCCTGGGGACACTGACTCATGACCTTTTCATTCCCACTGACACTGCCATTGAGACCTCTTTTCTTCTATGTGAAGTTAAGAATCCCTGTGTAAAGGTTAATCCCAAtgcaaacaattttatttattggctgcgctgggtcttcgctgcttcGTGCAGGCTTTCTTTAATTGCCATCAGTGAGGGCTGCTCTTCCTTGCAGTGTACAggctttctcattgtggtggcttttcttgttacagagcacaggctctcgagCGCAccagcttcagtaattgtggcctgCAGGCTTTAGAGCGCAGCTTCAATAGTTGCGGCGCACAGGCTTATTTGCTCCACTATATGTGGAAtattcccagactagggatcaaacctgtgtcccctgcactggcgggcagattcttatctactgcactaccagggaaatctgaaaacaattttttcccccaacttatttatttggctgtgctgggccttggtTGCTCGGTTGTGGCATggagaatctagttccctgaccagggatgtaGCCGgggcccctgtgttgggagctggGAGTCTtacctgctgggccaccagggaagttccatgaaaatagttttagagtgttagcaatttttctttttcttttgtgatagCAATTTTTCAAAAGCAATCTTAAGTTTGTTCTGATTTCATTTGGGTGATAAAAATCGGAAGAAAGAAAGGTCAGGTAGGAATGGTATAGAATGAGGGGAGCTGCCTGGAATCTTGATGCCCTTCTGGAGGTCCTTCATGGTCTGGATGGACAGGGGGCTACTGCGGTCGAGGCCTTATCGGAAAGGCACCAAACTCACATTCcacggaggccaggaaggggacTTATCTGAGTTCAGTGGGCTGTTCGGAGTCTGTGGGGAACCTGAGAGCAAACGCCTCTTCTATAGCCATCATTCAGCTGCCCTCCAACCTGTTGTACTCTTGTGGTCATGTAGGTCCAGAGTTGCTAAAAATTCCAATTCTTTTTAGAAAGGCTGTATATTcagatttttatgtaaaatatcctgatttgaaaatattctgtggttaaaacaaaacacacttatgaaccagtttttttttttttttttaatcattgtgtttgtctttttttaatttgactacaCCAGTTCTCAGCTGCAGTAGGCAGGATATTTGATCTTCTTTGtagcatgtggtatctagttccctgaccagggatcaaacccaggccccctgtactgggagtgtggcgtcttagccactggaccaccaggaaggtccctgAACCAGTTTTCATTTGAACTTTATCCAACAATCAGCAGTTTTGTTTCCTGAACCTGCAGTAATGTGGTGTGGGTGGAGgtctgctccctcctccccttgcCCCCCCAGCTTTCGTTACAAAGGGTCATGAAGATGAAGTCATGGCAAGCAGGCGCAGGAGCTGTGGCACTAATACTGGTGGTGCCCCTAACACTGGGGTTGGGTGAAATGGGGGACCCGTAAACCTGTGAAGGGAAGCCGAGCATGCTCCTTGTGGACCCCCTTTGCTGTGGACGAGGCAGACAGCTGTGGTTCTCTGCTGAGAACCCTTCATGTGCCTAAACTAGGCATCTCAAACAGAAAAGTATTTAGAAGCCAGGTGAGAATGAATCCCGATGGCTGTGGTTGTAAGACTGTGAAGCTCAAGACAAATCCCAAGCAGTCATTTGTGGCCCCTGAAGCCTGTCTGGAACCTATTTATCTATTTGACCTGTTCTTCCTCTTGAGCTAACACATTCCATATGTTTAACTACCTGTTTTGTGGAGTAAAttaggaaaagaggaggaaaaaactccttaaaaaactattagaaaaggGGGATGAGGAGGGCTCTTAATTCCTCTATTTGGGGTTTAATGAACAAGCTGTGTTTTTAGTTATgtttgtgcatgtatgtatgtatatatacacatgatatCTCACAAATCTTGAATATACTTAATTTCAGTATTATTCAAAGTCCTTGGATTGCAATTCACAGTGAGATATGTAGTTGACATTGTCATCTAGTTCACACACATTGAACCATATGAAATCAACAGTATCCCACCCTCGACCTATAAAATGGCAACTTTATATTGTTCAAACTAAAAATAATGCAAAGAGAAGTAAACAAGAATAtttactcttgtttttttttgtgagacccattaaattaataataatttacatGCTGGATGCAGTATACTAAATTGCAGTATactaaatatatactaaatatactTATCACTACTACTTTATTCACTACCGACTgctttatttaatctttacagtaATTTTAAGGTGGGAATCATCACTCTCTCCCAATCGCCTTAAACATAAGGTGATTATCTCACCACTCGGACCACCACTGCACTTTAATCTGTATCTCATCTCATCTTTATTAAGAACCTGGAGGCATGGGTACCAACAGTGAAGTCATGTGGAGTTTGGAGAGGTCAAACACTTATTTCCAGGATCAGGGCTAGGAAGAGGCAACTTTCAGATTTCAATAATTTCTGTAATAGTGAAGTTCAAGTCACTTTAACTGCCTTGTAGTTGAGAACCAGACCCAGACTGTAAACCTGGGTTTTGCAGCACTCCAGTCTAActccgccccgccccccaccatggGCTTTTCATGGTTTTCAagagaagtatgtgtgtgtgtgtgtgtgtgtgtgtgtgtgtgtgtgtgttgcactgtgtgtgtgtgtgtgtgtgtgttgcagtgtgtgtgtgccgCGCGTGTGCGCACTTGCTTAAACTTTCTGTTGGTCTGTGTGTTGCACTGTGTGTGTTGCAGTGTCTGCGCGTGTGTGCCGCGCGTGTGTGCACTTGCTTGCTTAAACTTTCTGCTCCTCTACACTTTTTCCCAGGCCTCTGCACTGGCTGGGGGTGGGCTTTATCCCTgggaccaccccctcccccagtccaGCCCGCAGCTGGAAGTCTTCACAGATCTTcatctctcctccctgcccccattgGCGACCGGGAGGCCGACTGTCTCCCCGGGTCTTTTCCAGATGTACGTCTGCCAAAGATCCCCGCCCCCCGCAACCAGTATAGAGAATGATGAATGAGGAGAGGGGAGCCGTCCTGGTGGGAAAGTGTCGTCTCCTTgaaaagagaggggaagggaaaggaagtggctggggggaggggaattGGTGGAGCCGAGAGGCCGCGCGGCGCGACAGGTCTGGACAGCGGGGACCCAAGCCTCCTCTGCTCGGCCAGTAACGTTGACTCCCTCTGGAGGGCTTGGGGAAGTGCTCTAATCCCTGCACTCCCTGGGAATTTGGGCTGCATATAATTTACTGCAATCCGCACAATCCACTCAGGGACTATCCCAGTGTTGGCTTCCAGCCCTTGCAGCGCCGAGTTCCCAGTGCGGCTCCCTCTCCGCAAGACTGCGCTCCAGTGCTCTTCCAGGCTTCCTCTCTGCAGGTTCCTCCCAATTCTCTACCATTCTCTGGCCAGGGGGGCGGAGTCGTACCTCCTCTCCTGTTCCTTTAAGAGGCGTCGGCTCCTCCCCTTTTGGAGTCGCCTTCTGACGCGGGATGACAGCAGCGAGTTCGGTATGTCTATGCAAATAAGCGCCCCCTGTGGGCCAATGGGGAGCGGAGGTGCCGGAACCGCGGACCAATGGGGCGGGGGTGCAGGGGCTCACCATATAAGGAGCGGCCTCGCCATAAAAGGAAACATTGTATCTCTTTATATGGGGGGAAGGGTCGGGGGATCCCTCGCCGCCAGCGCGTGGTCCCGGCCCCCTCCACCCGCCGTCTCGGCCGCGGCCGGCAGCCCCTGCCCCCCGGGGGACGCTGACGGCCGCCGGGCGCGCCGCCCTAGCGTACGGACAGGGGGCGCTCCGCGCGGCCTGGGGCAACCCGGGCCACAGGGGCAGGAAAGTGAGGGCCCAGGTCGGCCCGGGCGTGCAGGGGCCCCGGGTTCGCAGCGGTAGCGGCGGCAGCGATAGCGGCATTAGCAGCAGCGGGAGCACCGGGTTGAGCCGGGAAGCcgatggcggcggcggcggcggctccgaTTCCTCGCTGACTGCCCGTCCGCCCTCCTGCATTGAGCGCCATGTTACCGAGCCAAGCTGGGGCCGCGGCGGCGCTGGGCCGGGGCTCAGCCCTGGGGGGCAGCCTGAACCGGACGCCGACGGGGCGGCCGGGCGGTGGAGGCGGCGGGACTAGAGGGGCTAACGGGGGCCGGGTCCCCGGGAACGGCGCAGGGCTCGGGCCGGGCCGCCTTGAGCGGGAGGCTGCAGCAGCAGCGACAACCACCCCGGCGCCCACCGCGGGGGCCCTCTACAGCGGCAGCGAGGGTGACTCGGAGTCGGGCGAAGAGGAGGAGCTGGGCGCCGAGCGGCGCGGCCTGAAGCGGAGCCTGAGCGAGATGGAGCTCGGTGTGGTGGTCGGTGGGcctgaggcggcggcggcggccacgGGGGGCTACGGGCCAGTGAGCGGCGCGGTGAGCGGGGCCAAGCCGGGTAAGAAGACTCGGGGCCGCGTGAAGATCAAGATGGAGTTCATCGACAACAAGCTGCGGCGCTACACGACCTTCAGCAAGAGGAAGACGGGCATCATGAAGAAGGTACCGGGCTGGGAGGCTGACCGGCCAACGGGAGCCCGGGAGGGTGGGGACGCGCAAGGGGAGCCCGGGAGGAAGGCAGAGCCGAGGCGGAGGTGAGAGGCGGCGAGTCCGCAGGAGGTGTGTGGGAGGGGTTGACTGTTGCCCCGGGAGGGTGAAAGGGGAGGGGCCGCCAGGGAaatgtggggagaggggagatgcCGCGAATGTCCGGAAAAGCGAGGAAAGGCGCCGAGGTGGGAGTGACGGGCGCGAGAGAGGAACCGGGCCCTTGCAGAGCGGAGGAGTGAAGAGTGGTGATGGGAGGCTGCGGGGCTCCCGGGGAGGTGGTGAATGAGACCGAGGGGTCAGTAGGTCCAGGGCTCTCTGGTGTTCCGGGGAAGGCGCCGGAAAAGCGGGGAACAGATGAGAAGGTAtgggggagaggaggctggaTCTGTATAACAACAATGAGCGAACATGTGTGGGAGGAAGGTGGGCATCGCTAGAGTGGTGCTGGTTGGAAGGACGGGCAGGGCTGATGACCGAATGGGGCTCAAGAGCCCCAGTTAAGGGAGCAGGGCAGGAAAACGGATGCTACCCTGAGCATCAGAAACCAAGTCCTGCGATGACCATGGGTCTTCGTGCATCTACTGGAAGCCGGCACACTCCCTGCAGGACAGGCCTCAGAACCATTTGCCCTTGGCATAAGTGGGATTTCCAGCCTTAGGGAAAAAATCGGTGCACGGAGTTGGGGGAGAAGGTTTGCAGAGGTACCTAGCAATGCCTCCTCTTCTAGCAGATTATCCAGTGAAAAGAATGAGGAAAGGAGTAGTCTTTGGGCTATAGAAGATACGGGAAGGGATGCAAGCAGAGGAACTGGGAAACAAGAAGCTTGAACTCTGGAAACATTGGCTGGTGTTTATATCCATACCATATAGAAACCAAGGCTGCTTCCAGTGGGTTGTGGAACTTTATTGGGAGTGAGGATGCCACCTATGGGGCCATCCTTGAAGGCCCCTTCCTGGCTTTATGGcagggtcagttcagtcgctcaatgtctgactctttgtgaccccatggactgcagcacaccaggcttccctgtccatcaccaactctcggagcttgctcaaactcgtgcccatcgagttggtATTATGGCAGGGTAGTAGTCGCTAATCTAGCTGCCATCTCCCATCACTCCAGACACTGttgcctcaagacaaagaaagtgaaaagggggAGCAGAGTCTTATAGAGCAGGACAAAATGGCAACAGGTTAGTGCCTGTGCAGTTTCTGGAAAGAAATATGGGACATTTCGAGTTTAGGTGGCTCCTTATCCCTGACATCTATGTGCTACTCAGTGTAGTAGCGACTTCATCCTGGTCCCTGTGACGGTGAGGAGGTGGTGGGAGCCATCTCTTCGTGAGACTCTGGCACCAAGCTGTAGTGTGGAGCAGCTCCCTGGGCCACTCTGTGTCTGCTGAGGTTAATTGCTCTGTCACCAGGAGCTGTGACTATTTGCTTGGGGTCTCTGCTGGTCAGTGGGGCTGTTCCTCAAAGGAGGGGCATGGGGTTTTTCTACTCTTCAGCTAACCTTCAGATATCCTTCAGACAGGACCCCCTTAGAGTCACTGGAGAGGAAGGTCATTATGGGAGTGGGAACTTGAGATCATAGTGTACTTCCCTCTCTTTCCTACTAGCCAAGGAAGGTAGCGATTAAACATTTTGCTGTTCTACCCATCTCCTCCCCCCTACCCCCAGGCCTATGAGCTGTCCACGCTGACAGGGACACAGGTGCTGTTGCTGGTGGCCAGTGAGACAGGCCATGTGTATACCTTTGCCACCCGCAAACTGCAGCCCATGATCACCAGTGAGACTGGCAAGGCACTGATTCAGACCTGCCTCAACTCGCCAGACTCTCCACCCCGCTCAGACCCCACCACAGACCAGAGAATGAGTGCCACCGGCTTTGAAGAGACAGACCTCACCTACCAGGTGTCGGAGTCCGACAGCAGTGGGGAGACCAAGGTGTGTTTGGGTCTCCTGTCTGAGGGGATGGAAGGGGAAGGACCTGACCAGCAGAGAGGGGAAGAAGGGGTCTCTCTCCCCTGGCCTGGACAGGTGGATAGGTGCCTACTGATGTGGAGTGGAGCCGGGTTAGTGCCCCGCATCTTAAGGTACAGGTGTCCATCCTCGCTATCCTGACAGGAGGCCGGCCCCCTAGATAAGCGGGCGGCCTCCGTGCCCATATAAGGCCGGCTCCGGCTCCACGCCGGCCTCCCGCCTGCAGCCCGCCTGCCTGGCAGGGCTCTTGCATTCCTCCCGCCAGCTGTCTCcctgctgggggcgggggcgtCGCTTAGCCCTGCCCTCCTGGCTGACTGGGTCGCCCGGGAATAGGAAGGGAGCACTTATGGGTTCCAGGGTCCAGGGAAGCCAGCACTGTCAGCAGGCCGGCTGATTGGCTACGCTGGTGACTACCTTACTAGCCAGCCGCCTGCCTCTTCAGGATGTCCGGGCCTGCGCACGTTAGGGAGTGTATTCACTCGGCTGTTAGGGATGCCGGCCCTGGTTACGCCTCCCCCTTCCTTTTCCCGGTTAGGAGGGGGGCGGGGCTTCCTCTCCTTACTGCTCTGGGGAGCTCCACCTTCCGGGTGGCTCTTCACGAACTGGCCAATCGGAGGAAGCGGCACTGTTTGCCTTAGCAACGCCTCCGCCAATCAGGGGCTTGGAGCTCCACTGTTTGGCCAACGTCCCGCGCTGACCCACCTCCAGGGTCTGAACCCCCCTCAGTTCTCTGGGCTTGGTTCTCATCTCGTGGCTTTCTCCTTCTTCTAAGAACAAAGGCTCCCTGAGGGGAGAGTCCGTGTTCTAGACTCCCCAATCTTTTAGTGGTAGGGTTAGTTTATTCCCAGGACATTTTGCTGAATGAATAGTCTTTGGTGCTTCATTGCCAGACCCCTCAAGATCGCTCTCAAACCCTAAGTTccctgaaaaactgaaaaacctATCTCAGAAGCAGGATCTGGGAAAGGCTCACCACTCCATCTTTACTCTGGGTGTAGGATACACTGAAGCCGGCGTTTACCGTCACCAACCTGCCGGGTACCACCTCCACCATCCAGACAGCACCCAGCACCTCTACCACCATGCAAGTCAGCAGCGGCCCCTCCTTTCCCATCACCAACTACCTGGCACCAGTGTCTGCTAGCGTCAGCCCCAGCGCTGTCAGTAGTGCCAACGGGACTGTGCTGAAGAGTACAGGCAGCGGC from Muntiacus reevesi chromosome 20, mMunRee1.1, whole genome shotgun sequence encodes:
- the SRF gene encoding serum response factor, translated to MLPSQAGAAAALGRGSALGGSLNRTPTGRPGGGGGGTRGANGGRVPGNGAGLGPGRLEREAAAAATTTPAPTAGALYSGSEGDSESGEEEELGAERRGLKRSLSEMELGVVVGGPEAAAAATGGYGPVSGAVSGAKPGKKTRGRVKIKMEFIDNKLRRYTTFSKRKTGIMKKAYELSTLTGTQVLLLVASETGHVYTFATRKLQPMITSETGKALIQTCLNSPDSPPRSDPTTDQRMSATGFEETDLTYQVSESDSSGETKDTLKPAFTVTNLPGTTSTIQTAPSTSTTMQVSSGPSFPITNYLAPVSASVSPSAVSSANGTVLKSTGSGPVSSGGLMQLPTSFTLMPGGAVAQQVPVQAIQVHQAPQQASPSRDSSTDLTQTSSSGTVTLPATIMTSSVPTTVGGHMMYPSPHAVMYAPTSGLADGSLTVLNAFSQAPSTMQVSHSQVQEQGGVPQVFLTAPSGTVQIPVSAVQLHQMAVIGQQAGSSSNLTELQVVNLDAAHSTKND